A single window of Candidatus Binatus sp. DNA harbors:
- a CDS encoding integrase core domain-containing protein → MGIRDRPTAPRSPWQNAHVERLIGSIRRESLDHLVVFGEAHLRAVLKAYASYYNKVRPHLSLDKDAPDFRGPQKIGRIAAIPILGGLHHQYVRV, encoded by the coding sequence ATGGGGATCCGAGATCGCCCTACGGCGCCACGCTCGCCGTGGCAGAACGCCCACGTTGAGCGGCTCATCGGATCGATACGTCGAGAATCACTCGACCACCTCGTCGTGTTCGGCGAAGCGCACCTGCGCGCTGTCCTGAAGGCTTATGCTTCTTATTACAACAAAGTCCGGCCGCATCTCTCACTGGATAAAGATGCTCCGGATTTTCGCGGGCCGCAGAAGATCGGCCGCATCGCAGCTATTCCAATCCTTGGCGGGCTGCATCATCAATACGTCCGGGTTTAG
- a CDS encoding choice-of-anchor D domain-containing protein → MSPASLNFGTVKAGSSKGPKNITVSNPKGSKKKPGLTVVMEGLSGAVSPFSVTNDCDAPLPAGEKCTIGVTFMPTVAQPYSAILTINDNAEHEPQSVKLKGKGKSE, encoded by the coding sequence ATCAGTCCGGCGTCGCTGAACTTCGGCACGGTGAAGGCCGGCTCGTCCAAGGGCCCGAAGAACATCACGGTGAGCAACCCCAAGGGCAGCAAGAAGAAGCCCGGTCTTACGGTGGTGATGGAGGGGCTCAGCGGAGCGGTCAGTCCGTTCAGCGTGACGAATGACTGCGATGCACCACTGCCGGCAGGCGAGAAGTGCACGATCGGAGTTACGTTCATGCCGACCGTTGCGCAGCCGTATAGCGCCATCCTGACGATCAACGACAATGCGGAACACGAGCCTCAGTCGGTGAAACTCAAGGGCAAGGGCAAAAGCGAATAG
- a CDS encoding PAS domain-containing protein encodes MASITRHIRGLTDKLPSSEELDRFGTNGLLALIHDAIGHLVTPVHSLPKMMPIIQQAAHALIEQQALLKEVLTVREGAIWERLGARKKLEGVPSLSHSVLKRDLRFVSVSKSYCDLFEFSPAQFRGMSLNQLLHPADIPRFSKIVKALLAGRVESCELVEWRATGSRRFVLTKDTLWGIGTGQVRGPQYITTVSEKIADQDEAAMLVENAKLRIRGPAAEQ; translated from the coding sequence ATGGCCAGCATCACTCGGCATATTAGAGGGCTGACAGATAAACTCCCTTCATCAGAGGAGCTTGACCGGTTCGGCACGAACGGATTGTTAGCATTGATTCATGACGCGATTGGTCATCTCGTCACGCCGGTTCACAGCCTTCCCAAGATGATGCCTATCATCCAGCAAGCCGCGCACGCGTTGATTGAACAACAGGCGCTTTTGAAGGAGGTGTTGACCGTTCGGGAAGGTGCGATCTGGGAGCGCCTCGGCGCTCGTAAAAAACTCGAGGGAGTCCCTTCGCTCTCCCATTCGGTTCTCAAGCGGGATCTGCGCTTTGTTTCAGTCAGTAAGTCCTACTGTGATTTGTTTGAATTCAGCCCGGCCCAATTCCGGGGTATGTCTCTCAACCAGCTTCTTCATCCAGCGGACATCCCACGATTTTCCAAAATCGTTAAAGCGTTGTTAGCCGGTAGGGTCGAGTCATGCGAGCTTGTCGAGTGGAGAGCTACCGGCAGCCGCCGCTTCGTGCTCACCAAAGATACCCTGTGGGGGATTGGTACGGGCCAAGTGCGAGGGCCGCAATATATTACCACAGTCTCTGAAAAAATCGCCGACCAGGACGAGGCGGCGATGCTCGTTGAGAACGCAAAGTTGCGGATTCGTGGACCTGCAGCAGAGCAGTAA
- a CDS encoding response regulator produces the protein MAIFDLKTGRYVDINEEYTRNTGFCRDEIIGKHWSEIQSFVNPEENERLRAELERAGVVRNLEATLRRKDGSTYHGLISAVNLKLRGHLCTVSIARDISALKETQRQLIAAREAALEASRAKSDFLSSMSHEIRTPMNAVLGMADMLWESDLTEEQRRYLDIMRRNGVTLLDLINDILDLAKVESGNLSLEEVDFDIRDLVDAVAETMGVRAHEKHLELAGHVAAGVPHNLVGDPLRLRQVIVNLLSNAVKFTEQGEVVLSVEMAHPDTGSGAASIRFSVADTGVGIAHDKTDSIFDAFTQADSSTTRKYGGTGLGLTIVKRLAEMYGGAIAVESELGKGSIFSFTAEFKTRPAPATLPLEAPSVDLAGMRILVVDDTAVNRMILREALTSRGVLVTCVESGQTALDEIDRAVAGGNPYRAVLLDCRMPGMDGIEVARQIRRRGLGSYDRPIILMLTSDDLGATMARARKAGIEIFMVKPIRRADLFAALNRALGAADASSQLTSPAERNGVHSTSASDVLEEMRPLRILLADDSRDNRLLMHAYFKKTPYIVDEAEDGAAAVEKFRTGAYDLVLMDIQMPIMDGYSATRAIRAMERDTGRRRIPIIALTASVLAEALDKAIDAGCDAYVAKPVKKATLLAAIREATCNAETNTDGLHA, from the coding sequence ATGGCGATTTTCGATCTCAAAACCGGCAGATACGTCGATATCAACGAAGAGTACACCCGAAATACCGGCTTCTGCCGCGACGAAATCATCGGTAAGCACTGGAGCGAAATCCAGTCATTCGTGAACCCTGAAGAGAACGAGCGCCTGAGAGCCGAGCTCGAACGAGCCGGCGTGGTCAGGAACCTGGAGGCAACCCTCCGCCGCAAGGACGGCAGCACCTACCACGGCTTGATCTCCGCGGTCAATCTCAAGCTGCGCGGACATTTGTGCACGGTCTCGATCGCTCGCGATATCAGCGCGCTCAAGGAAACACAACGTCAGCTGATCGCCGCGCGCGAAGCCGCGCTAGAAGCTTCGCGGGCCAAGTCTGACTTCCTTTCGAGCATGTCGCACGAGATCCGCACGCCGATGAACGCAGTGCTGGGGATGGCCGACATGCTGTGGGAAAGCGACTTGACCGAGGAGCAGCGCCGCTACCTGGACATCATGCGCAGGAACGGTGTCACCCTGCTCGACCTAATCAACGACATCCTCGACCTGGCCAAAGTCGAAAGCGGCAATCTCAGCCTGGAGGAAGTTGACTTTGACATTCGCGACCTGGTCGACGCGGTCGCCGAGACGATGGGGGTACGCGCGCATGAGAAGCATCTCGAACTCGCCGGCCACGTGGCGGCCGGCGTGCCGCATAACCTGGTCGGCGATCCGCTGCGCCTGCGCCAGGTGATTGTCAATTTGCTCAGCAACGCGGTTAAATTCACCGAACAGGGCGAGGTCGTGCTCAGCGTCGAGATGGCGCATCCGGATACCGGCTCGGGCGCCGCCTCGATTCGGTTCTCGGTGGCGGACACCGGGGTCGGAATCGCGCACGACAAGACCGATAGCATCTTTGACGCCTTCACCCAGGCCGATTCCTCGACGACGCGAAAGTACGGCGGAACCGGGCTGGGGCTCACGATCGTCAAGCGGCTGGCCGAGATGTACGGAGGCGCGATAGCCGTCGAGAGCGAGCTGGGCAAGGGCAGCATCTTCAGCTTCACCGCCGAGTTCAAGACCCGGCCCGCCCCTGCGACGCTCCCGCTTGAGGCGCCGAGCGTGGACCTGGCCGGCATGCGCATCCTGGTCGTCGATGACACCGCCGTCAACCGAATGATTCTGCGCGAGGCGCTCACCTCGCGGGGCGTCCTGGTCACCTGTGTCGAGAGCGGCCAGACTGCGCTGGACGAAATCGATCGGGCGGTGGCCGGCGGCAACCCCTATCGCGCGGTGCTGCTGGATTGCCGGATGCCCGGGATGGACGGAATAGAAGTGGCCCGTCAGATTCGCCGTCGCGGGCTCGGGTCGTATGACCGTCCGATCATACTGATGCTCACGTCCGACGACTTGGGCGCAACCATGGCGCGCGCTCGCAAAGCGGGCATCGAGATCTTCATGGTCAAGCCGATAAGGCGCGCCGATCTGTTCGCAGCGCTGAACCGGGCACTTGGCGCCGCTGATGCGTCGTCGCAACTCACCTCGCCCGCCGAGCGCAACGGCGTCCATTCGACCTCCGCCAGCGACGTATTGGAAGAGATGCGCCCGCTCAGGATCCTGCTGGCTGACGATTCGCGCGACAACCGGTTGCTCATGCACGCATACTTCAAGAAGACACCATACATTGTTGACGAAGCCGAAGACGGCGCCGCGGCGGTCGAAAAGTTCAGGACCGGCGCCTACGACCTGGTGCTGATGGACATCCAGATGCCGATCATGGACGGCTACTCCGCGACCCGCGCGATACGCGCGATGGAGCGTGACACCGGACGCCGCCGTATCCCGATCATCGCGCTGACAGCTTCGGTCCTTGCCGAGGCGTTGGATAAAGCGATCGACGCGGGATGCGATGCATACGTCGCCAAGCCGGTCAAGAAAGCCACCCTGCTGGCCGCCATTCGCGAGGCAACCTGCAATGCCGAAACGAACACCGATGGCCTGCACGCCTGA
- a CDS encoding energy transducer TonB, which yields MASDSNDGTLSSAATTGRAGFATGVPGGLGDSPIAADQAAIPPVPLKRVTPIYPVEARVREIEGYVVLEVVIDEKGNIVGPIRVKESTPLLDAAAIDALKQWQFSPARDRNGNPVRVILDVPLRFVLD from the coding sequence ATGGCTTCCGATTCAAACGACGGGACCCTCTCGTCGGCAGCGACGACCGGCCGGGCTGGATTCGCCACCGGCGTTCCCGGAGGTTTGGGCGACTCGCCGATCGCGGCCGATCAAGCAGCCATCCCTCCGGTTCCATTAAAGCGCGTGACCCCCATCTACCCGGTGGAGGCACGCGTCAGGGAAATCGAGGGCTATGTTGTTCTCGAGGTGGTCATCGACGAAAAAGGAAACATAGTCGGCCCGATACGAGTGAAAGAGTCGACCCCATTGCTCGACGCGGCGGCCATCGACGCGCTGAAGCAATGGCAATTCTCACCGGCACGCGACCGCAACGGCAACCCTGTACGCGTGATTCTGGACGTTCCGCTGCGCTTCGTCCTGGACTGA
- a CDS encoding sialidase family protein: MVFEPQARPILAVASSAPDLKLLPSGVVLASLVEPNAGGGDDLFFCTSTTGGADVFTQSLQLNAGVGSVHSHREGTPRLLTGKPGNYYALWTGSAPNGQGMALFFARSDNFGHSFSKPVALDAPSGGAHPYFNGAVAPNGTMIAVWIAYDRVPGAVPETGVLELIRSTDGGRSFSPPARVAIDVCPCCRPEIKFAGRGAWYLSWRHVDPDQERDFVVISSHDDGSVWSEETRVSRDGWHINGCPDSGSSLALLDGKVFVAWYTVIDGEERLLWSESDDGGQHFGPRQDLSGDVRDPNHPYLEAVGDRLLAAFQGRDPDQDHGWANQRIYLRQIAPAVAPAPTALPHGPGSATYPVMTALGPNEVMTAWTDLSAGGSRALSVRGYFKPAR, from the coding sequence TTGGTTTTCGAGCCGCAGGCGCGACCGATCCTGGCGGTTGCGAGTTCCGCCCCTGATCTGAAGCTTCTTCCTTCCGGCGTCGTGCTGGCGTCACTGGTCGAGCCGAACGCTGGTGGCGGCGATGACCTGTTCTTTTGCACTTCCACCACCGGCGGCGCCGACGTCTTCACTCAATCATTGCAGCTCAATGCCGGCGTCGGCAGCGTGCATTCTCATCGCGAGGGAACGCCGCGATTACTGACAGGCAAGCCCGGAAACTACTACGCCCTGTGGACCGGGAGCGCGCCCAACGGGCAGGGGATGGCGCTATTCTTCGCGAGATCCGACAACTTCGGTCACAGTTTCTCCAAGCCGGTTGCGCTCGATGCGCCGAGCGGAGGTGCTCATCCTTACTTCAACGGCGCCGTGGCCCCGAACGGCACTATGATCGCCGTCTGGATCGCCTATGACAGGGTGCCAGGCGCGGTTCCTGAAACCGGCGTCTTGGAGCTCATCCGCTCCACCGACGGCGGGCGGAGCTTTTCACCGCCGGCCCGGGTTGCAATTGACGTCTGTCCATGCTGCCGCCCCGAGATCAAATTCGCCGGGCGAGGCGCCTGGTATCTTTCGTGGCGGCATGTCGATCCGGATCAGGAGCGCGACTTCGTGGTGATCTCATCTCATGACGACGGTTCCGTCTGGTCGGAGGAAACCCGTGTTTCGCGCGACGGATGGCATATCAACGGCTGCCCCGACTCCGGTTCGTCGCTGGCGTTGCTGGACGGCAAGGTCTTCGTCGCCTGGTATACGGTGATCGACGGCGAGGAACGGCTGTTGTGGTCCGAATCCGATGATGGGGGCCAGCACTTCGGTCCGCGGCAGGATCTCTCCGGCGACGTCCGCGATCCAAATCATCCCTACCTCGAAGCAGTTGGAGACCGCCTCCTGGCCGCCTTTCAGGGACGCGACCCGGATCAGGATCACGGCTGGGCCAACCAGCGAATCTACTTGCGGCAGATCGCCCCCGCGGTTGCTCCCGCGCCGACGGCTCTGCCGCACGGGCCGGGCAGCGCCACCTATCCCGTCATGACCGCGCTCGGACCCAACGAGGTGATGACAGCCTGGACGGATTTATCCGCCGGCGGTTCCCGTGCGCTGAGCGTGCGCGGCTATTTCAAACCAGCGCGATGA